The genomic DNA TAACATATTTCTGAAAGTTTTTAAAGATGCATGGTTTTGACCAATATCAGTTACTAGTTTGAAATAATTAGTGAATGTGGTTGATTAAATGTATTTTGGCAAATTAATTTTCTATGGAGGTGATGGAAATTCAAATCCAAATGTAACAGTCCTTTAAAGATTGCTTAAAGGACTTGACTATATGATGCAAAACTCCATGGATAGTGACAATGGTAACAGAGGTACAATACCTTTATAGATAACACTTGGTCCATGTGATTTCCTAGATTGGTTTTGATCTCCTGAGGGGGTGGAGAGGCATTTTCTAATGTATTTGTCCCTTATTGACACTGGgtgttttgattttttttgcctctcccaggagattacatggggtGGGAAGAAGTGTGTAtgatgtggggcaggcttgatgaacCAGCTGCTCTTTTCCTGCCCGTCAATGTCGTATGTTCGTAATGTGTGGTTATGTCCAACTTTCCGGATATTAACGGATAATAGAAGATTCCACATGTTCTGGCGGTGTGGTATGGGTGGCGGGAGCAGCAGAAGTTCTGCTCCGGGAACCTGGATTCGATAGCTTGTTGTTGGACCCGTGTGAAATTAAGTTTTACATTTGGTAAGATACGCCCCCTTTCCGCTTGCCCACACCCCAAACCAGGTATACAATCAACTCTAAACTATGCCAGTTGAAAGCTGGCACGAGGAACGAAACATACATCCCATAGTTTTTTTTGAATATTTATTATAAAATGTAATAAAAgtgtttgatttttaaaaaatgcgaAAACACGACCTATCTGCAGAAAAGAAAGTCCGCGATTTCGAAACATTTGTTTTCATCAGGCTCAATACAGTACTGGTCTCATATAGTTCACCATATCCCGAACACTTGTCACATCAGGCGCGGTTTCCTGGCACAAAGCCATTTCAAAACCGGCTTTCACAAAAAAGTGTGAAGAATATTTGCGAATTCAACTTTACTTTAACTCCCCTTTCAAGCCAGGtaaaaaataacaaaaataaacACTTAAAATATATAGTATTTCAAAGTGTATTTACAAATATACAGTAAACATTTAGAGAATAAGGTCACATTAACCATACAAGTCACTACGTGTTTCACGAGTTCGTTCAGTGATAAACACTGCGACATGCAGAACGGAGGAAGAGTCGTGTTCCAAATATATTAACCTTTCTACAAGTTCAGTGCATTTAGTTCATTCACACTTCAATCAGGGTAGTGCTGCAGTTGTGGCTCTGTTTTTTATATTGCTCAAGCCAGATCCTGAGTTCCGAGATCTTGTATCCCTCTGGCCCCCTCCCTCCTTGATACACCACTTTCTGATTCTGGAGGACATACAACCTTTCAAAGTAAGCACCGTAGGCAGCGTTGGAAGAATTGTCCATGGTGTCAGCGACCACAAGGCACCCGGGGTTCTCCTTGTTTATCAGACTGGCTGCTTTCAGTCGGTCTTCCAGACAGCGATGCCTTGGGATATCATAGGGGGCATCGGTGCTGACCCAGCCGTCAGAAGGGTGGGCTTCCTCAATGTAGATCAGGAGAAAGTCTGCAACGTCTGCATATTGGGTGGCGAGCCGCTGGAAGGACTGGAGGCGCGCCATGAATGGGGGTCAGGTGCAGCTCCCAAAGTTGAGAATCAGTGGCCTCGTCCCTCGGATGTAATGGAGCAGCCGGACCTTTCTTTGCCCCTGCAGCTGCACCACTTCGGGGTTTGGAGCCGGCGAGCCCACGTGGGCGGATTTGAAAAAGTCCAGTTTCTGCCCATACCAGATCGCTTTGAGGGACTCGAGAGTAAACATGCGGTTTGTGTCTGAGACACAGAGAGGAGGATCATCCGCATTTCCCTCGGTCTGTTCCCTAGTCCGAGACAACAGCCGCTTTCGGATGCACAGGATATCGAGTAGCCACAGCATGAGGGCGGTGACGAGAAACCGGGGCAGTAGAATGAGCGCAGCGACTGCCTCTTTCAGGAGATTCATGCTTGGCTTGGAGTTTGGTCCTTGCCCTCTGCCAGCAGTATCTCCCTGCTGCTCTGATCGAACAGCCACGGCTCGCCCCCTTTTAAAACCCCTGTGTTGAATGAAGACAGCCCCCGCCTGCTTGTAGACCCGCCCCAGGGATTACCCACCAGCTACTGAACACCTCGGAGATCagcaaggaaggagggaaggaaatAGTAAGAGAGCAAGTGGGAGAGTGAAGGAGCAAGACGTAGAAGTAGCTTCCGAGACCAGGTATCTGAGAGAATAGTCATTGGTCCCCTCTTCCTTTTAGGTGATATAGTTTCATCGCAGCAAAACCTAAAACTATATATCATGAAAGGGCAATTCGCAAAATGGCATGAAATAGGACGCGAATGTAAGCAAATTAATCCATGTAAAGGAGTTTAGAGTTGTACAGTAAAGTTATACCTGATCTAACACCGAATCAACGACCTGagttaaaaaaaaagtgctggCTGTTAACAAACTTTGAAAATATACGATCATTTTATACAAACCTGGTTAGAATGATACGACAAAGAGTAATCATCTTATCTAATTACATTGCCGCGTAATGCTTTAATGAAAAGTTCAGTTAGTACCTCCTGTGGGCTGAATAAAAAGCGTAAGGGTTTAGTCTGAAATCGAATACTCCAAAGCTCAAATTTAAAATAATTAGCGATATTGATGTATGCAACAAGACACGGAGAGTTAGTGACTGTTTGACCATTTAACAGTTAACATTTCATAGGCATTAACATTAGCTAATTAGAGTTTAATTATGCATGTCACCATCAAAGTTTAAGTCCAGCAAATTACTGTATTTTCGTTTTAATTGTACAATCTTTTGGGTTGATGCATGAATTGCCGTTGCAAATATTTCCATCAGCTGTTTATTGGACGGCTTGTTCGAACTGGACGTAAGGAAGGAAGTTAGTTTTCGAAACTCTTTACAATATAAATTCCTTGGAGAGTTGCCCCGAGTTTGATCTACAATAAGCTCATGTACAGATAGTTTAGTTTTATTTTGAGATTTCGAAAGAAAACCTCATAAATAACTCAGTCGGTTTGATTTTTGCTGTTTTGAGTGCAGTGAGGACATGTGTGCCGGTACAGAACTCAATCATTAGAGGGCGCTGTTGACTGCTTGGTGTTTCACATCCTGCGACAATTTGAAAGTTACTTGTTTTTTCATGAAGAGTAGCATAATCCACGAATTTTGTTGGCCATCGTGGGGGCACATAAATAAACGTCATTATTTTTTCAAACCACATCAAACTCCAAAGGAACGCTTCGTAGCTTAAATTGTACATCCATTTATCTACTAGTAAAATCCCAAGAGTTCCCAAAACTAATACAAATATCTTTTCAGGTGCACACACCATTTACGTATACAAATATTATAGAGGGAATTGGATGTTTTGTAAAAATACGCCTGCGATCAACTGGGGAACACAGGGCCCATTAGTGAGATTCCAGCTTAAGTGCTTTTTGATGACAAAGGGTGAAATataatccaaactgattctactcatGCAAGCCCCAGTCAAAGTATCACAGAGACAAAGATTTAGTAAGCGATATAATAAAGTTGACAGATTAATTTATGAATGTATGATAGTTTTAAATTTGGTTGGGTAGAGGCCACTTATAAGGATATAAACCCCGATATTAACTCAGAGCGGCAGTCATCTGAAGAACGTTGATGATGAGATTTGGCAAATAATGactgcattttgcttttattttactgcataATAAGTACCTGGCGAGTTAGGTTCAAATGATCCCATTATGTGTATTTTAACAAATTGCTGGGTTGTTTTCCAGTATAAAGGTTTTTAGACATAGTGTGAAGAATCAAGAGGATGTAATGTTGAATTTCTTTTTCATCTTTGTATTGTGTGCTATGAAGTGGTTACGGATAATTTGCAAAGTTGCTTGATATTGGTGAAAAATTACTTTTTTGTTTTGTTTGATGTGATGATGTGTTTTATGTTTGCTGCTTTATGCAACCTAATTAAAGAGTCCAAGCCAATAATTTGTCTTTATTCAGAAGGGAGTGATGCTGTTGAGAAGTAAAAACTGAAACTCGTGAAAGAGCAGGTTGCTGCTCTGATTTGGAAGAGCTGTGCTGAAGTAGACTGGGGTGGGGAAGGGATAAATTTGGGCCTGGTTGTAACAGCACTATGGCGATACATTGTGCTTTTGATGAGCTTTATGAGAAGAAGTGCGAAAAGATGGCAAGCATGTGAGGAAGGATCTACTGAACAAGCTGAAGAGGAACAATGCACGTGGGATGTGACACAATTGTGGGGTAAGTTCTCATTTAACATGCTTGGGACTGTATATATTATATCGAGGAGTTCATAGAAGAGGAAGTGAAATGGAAAGAAATAAACTCTAGTGGAAAGACAGGTGGTAGAAGGGTCAAATGAGTTAGGAACATTAGTAACAGGAGTAGACCAGttggcccctagagcctgctccactattcaattaggtcatggctgctCTGCAGTGCAACTtcatttgctccatatcccttgatatccttacctaacgaagtcccatcttcacattgaggatacccttcatcgtgttgtgtggcactaccaccatgggatagatttcgaacagatctggcaccTCAAAACTGGgtgtccatgaggtgctgtgggccaagagcagcagcagaattgaattcaaccacaatctgtaacctcatggacgagcatatcccccactctaccattaccatcaagccgggggaccaaccctggttcaatgaggacagcaggacagcatgccaggagcagcaccagccatacctaaaaatgaggtgtcaacctggtgaaactacaatgcagaactacatgcatgccaaacagtgaaagcagcatgtgatagggctaagcgatctcacaaccaagggatcagatcaaagctctgcagtcctgccacatccagtcgtgaatggtggtggacaattaaacacctaataggaggaggtggctccttaaatattcccatcctcaatgatgggggagcccagcgcatcagtgcaaaagacaaggctgaaccatttgcaaccatcttcagccagaagtcgcgagtggatgatccatctcggcctcctcctgaggtccccagcatcacagatgtcagtcttcagccacttCAATTcagtccatatgatatcaagaaatggatgaaggcactggatactgcaaaggttatgggccctgacatttCAGcggtagtactaaagacttgtgctccagaactggctgcagaATAAGccgagctgttctagtacagctacaacactggcatctacccaacaagtggaaaattgcccaggtatgtcctgtccacaaaaagcaggacaaatccaatctggacaaagtagcccacttgatcgtcaccccattcaccaccttcaacattcactccctccaccaccgatgcacagtggcatcagtgtgtaccatatacaagatccactgcagcaactcagcaaggctccttcgacagcaccttcaaaacctgagacctctaccacttagaaggacaagggcagcagatgcatgggtacaacACCACTTGcaagtcccctccaagccacacaccatcctgacttggaacgatattgctgttccttcactgttgctgggtcaaaagcctggaacacccttcctaatagcactatgggtgtacctactccacatggactgcagcagttcaagaaggcgggtcaccactgccttctcaagggcaattagggatgggcaataaatgctggcctagccagcaacgcccacatcccatgaaagaataaaaaaagcacaaGTTCCCCTGTAAAATGAAAGTATTAAAGCTAGCATTCGGGTTAAAGTTCATGATAAGAATAAAATTAAAATGGATGATGCTAATACTTGATAATGAATCTGGTTGGCTGATGGAAgatcagtgtcctaggcccaaccatcttcagctgcttcaatgaccttccctccatcataatatcagaagtggggatgttggctgattggcTCTGAACAATttacatttgcaactcctcagatactgaagtagtcgcaCCTGCATAaaacaagacctagacaacattcaggcttgggctgataagtggcaagttacatttacgccacacaagtgccaggcaatgaccacctccaacaagtgagaatctaaccatctcttcttgacattcaacaacattaccatcgctgaaaccccacaatcaatatcctggggattatcattgaccagaaacttaactgaaacagccatatatatatatactatggttacaagaggaggtcagaggctaggaattctgtggtgagtaact from Heterodontus francisci isolate sHetFra1 chromosome 9, sHetFra1.hap1, whole genome shotgun sequence includes the following:
- the dio3a gene encoding iodothyronine deiodinase 3a, whose translation is MNLLKEAVAALILLPRFLVTALMLWLLDILCIRKRLLSRTREQTEGNADDPPLCVSDTNRMFTLESLKAIWYGQKLDFFKSAHVGSPAPNPEVVQLQGQRKVRLLHYIRGTRPLILNFGSCTUPPFMARLQSFQRLATQYADVADFLLIYIEEAHPSDGWVSTDAPYDIPRHRCLEDRLKAASLINKENPGCLVVADTMDNSSNAAYGAYFERLYVLQNQKVVYQGGRGPEGYKISELRIWLEQYKKQSHNCSTTLIEV